The following coding sequences are from one Malaciobacter pacificus window:
- a CDS encoding adenine phosphoribosyltransferase, which translates to MSEEIVLNDIDKKYLLDSIRDVKDFPKPGIVFKDITTLLNNKDAYKFLIDHLEQRYKSYDLDYIAGIDSRGFIFGAALADRLGIGFVPIRKVGKLPAATVCEKYELEYGFDQIEIHLDAFPKKDARVLVIDDLIATGGTANAAAKLVKDINANLVEMCFLIHLTFLDGAEKLKEHAPVYSVLEI; encoded by the coding sequence ATGAGTGAAGAAATAGTATTAAATGATATTGATAAAAAATATCTATTAGATTCAATAAGAGATGTAAAAGATTTTCCAAAACCTGGAATTGTTTTTAAAGATATTACTACACTTTTAAACAATAAAGATGCATACAAGTTTTTAATAGATCACTTAGAACAAAGATATAAAAGTTATGATTTAGATTATATTGCGGGTATTGACTCAAGAGGATTTATTTTTGGGGCAGCACTTGCAGATAGATTAGGTATTGGTTTTGTCCCAATTAGAAAAGTGGGAAAACTTCCTGCTGCAACTGTTTGTGAAAAATATGAATTAGAATATGGATTCGATCAAATTGAAATTCATTTAGATGCTTTTCCAAAAAAAGATGCAAGAGTTTTAGTTATTGATGATTTAATTGCAACAGGTGGGACTGCTAATGCTGCTGCTAAATTAGTAAAAGATATTAATGCAAATTTAGTTGAGATGTGTTTTTTAATACATTTAACATTTTTAGATGGTGCAGAAAAATTAAAAGAGCATGCACCAGTATATTCAGTTTTAGAAATTTAA